The Candidatus Rhabdochlamydia sp. T3358 genome has a window encoding:
- a CDS encoding DUF3604 domain-containing protein yields the protein MRRSICYCEPNLAFAGQVSNWKFFYTTAVTLPKGTILKFNLLSQGRVSDWQIPEVSAQEKKNRIWLQTPEGKSISAKKTDLSSFEFSLNSDLKTGETVVIIMGANEDHSKEGNRAQTFLQRKRAFHLYIDPKGKNDWKEPEIFTLDVKGSALENIRIIAPSLVSKNKRFDVIIRFEDCYGNLTHQAPEGTLIELSYKNLRENLNWKLFVPETGFINIPNLYFGEAGIYRIELRNLTTKEIFYSSPIKCSIDSDADKSIFWGQLHGESERFDAGDNIETCLRYLRDEKNFHFFATSSFESTEETSNDTWKVISSQIAEFNEDLRFSTFLGFQWVGKPLEEGIHQLIYSKDNKPILRKKDAKNSSLKKIYRAHSPKEILSIASFSMAKGMETNFKEFDPDFERVVEIYNCWGSSECLEKEGNLRSITAKNAKEIVESEKGSIRQALNHNCRFGFVAGGLDDRGVYNGLYEGPQAQYSAGLTAIIAPEQTRESLFQALYQRSCYATTGDRIVLGFFIAGACMGSELNTKLKPGLIFNRHITGFIATTENIKEIVIVRNGAVFKTINPNQTEYEFAIDDAESITKISLQSPDERPPFIYYYLRVTQENGHIAWSSPIWVDHTELLIHKASSKKVKKKEDAG from the coding sequence ATGCGTCGATCGATCTGTTATTGCGAGCCTAATCTGGCTTTTGCTGGTCAAGTTTCAAATTGGAAATTTTTTTATACTACTGCTGTCACGCTGCCGAAAGGCACAATTTTAAAATTTAACCTCCTTTCTCAAGGGAGGGTTAGCGACTGGCAAATACCTGAGGTTAGCGCTCAGGAAAAGAAAAATCGAATTTGGCTGCAAACTCCTGAGGGTAAGTCTATTAGCGCTAAAAAGACGGACTTGTCTTCTTTTGAGTTTTCTCTGAACTCCGATCTAAAAACCGGAGAAACAGTAGTTATTATTATGGGAGCTAATGAGGACCACTCTAAAGAGGGAAATCGAGCTCAAACCTTTCTACAGAGAAAGCGTGCTTTTCACCTTTATATTGATCCTAAAGGAAAAAATGACTGGAAAGAGCCCGAGATCTTTACTTTAGATGTTAAAGGAAGTGCTCTTGAAAATATTCGCATTATAGCCCCTTCATTGGTTTCTAAAAATAAACGTTTTGATGTAATTATTCGCTTTGAGGACTGCTATGGGAACTTAACCCATCAGGCCCCTGAGGGCACTTTAATTGAACTTTCTTATAAAAATTTGCGCGAGAATTTAAATTGGAAACTATTTGTTCCAGAAACCGGATTTATTAATATTCCCAATCTGTATTTTGGAGAAGCTGGAATCTATAGAATTGAATTACGCAATCTAACGACAAAAGAAATATTTTATTCATCCCCTATTAAATGCTCTATAGACTCAGATGCGGATAAAAGCATTTTCTGGGGACAGCTACATGGTGAATCAGAACGATTTGACGCGGGCGATAATATTGAAACTTGTCTTCGCTATCTGCGTGATGAAAAAAACTTTCACTTCTTTGCTACTTCCTCTTTTGAAAGCACAGAAGAAACCTCTAATGACACATGGAAAGTCATTTCCTCACAAATTGCTGAATTTAATGAAGACTTAAGGTTTTCTACCTTTTTAGGATTTCAGTGGGTAGGAAAACCGTTGGAAGAAGGAATTCATCAGCTGATTTACTCTAAAGACAATAAGCCTATTTTGCGCAAAAAAGATGCTAAAAACAGTTCTTTGAAAAAGATCTATAGAGCTCATTCTCCCAAAGAAATCTTATCTATTGCTTCTTTTAGTATGGCAAAAGGTATGGAGACAAATTTTAAAGAATTTGACCCCGATTTTGAAAGAGTTGTGGAAATTTATAATTGTTGGGGCTCTTCTGAATGTTTAGAAAAAGAAGGGAACCTCAGATCTATCACAGCAAAAAATGCTAAGGAAATTGTAGAATCAGAGAAAGGCTCTATTAGACAAGCTCTAAACCATAACTGTCGTTTTGGTTTTGTAGCGGGTGGTTTAGATGATCGTGGCGTGTATAATGGTCTTTATGAAGGACCTCAAGCACAATACTCTGCTGGATTAACTGCAATCATAGCACCTGAGCAAACAAGAGAGTCTCTTTTTCAGGCACTTTACCAAAGATCTTGCTACGCAACTACTGGAGATAGAATTGTATTAGGGTTTTTCATTGCAGGGGCATGTATGGGAAGCGAGTTAAATACAAAACTAAAACCCGGCTTGATTTTTAATCGCCACATTACAGGTTTTATAGCAACAACAGAGAATATTAAAGAAATTGTCATTGTTCGTAATGGTGCTGTATTCAAGACAATTAACCCGAATCAAACGGAATATGAATTTGCTATTGATGATGCCGAATCCATTACAAAGATCTCTTTGCAATCCCCTGATGAACGCCCTCCTTTTATCTATTACTACCTTAGAGTAACACAAGAAAATGGCCATATTGCATGGAGTTCTCCTATCTGGGTTGATCATACAGAGCTTCTCATCCACAAGGCGTCGTCTAAAAAGGTTAAGAAAAAAGAAGATGCCGGTTAA
- a CDS encoding Ulp1 family isopeptidase, which produces MITNPINNNNQSFFFNPLKIVRSLGWIAVAILSLPTVIGPCFAWKKLAAIWSENERSDVKKTANVASETFDISSDNTQKTTEDLLENWVEKAPGNEDRLTAQERILHFLKHPATLLDLSNLNLSSLPSIFEDNRFSNLKELHLMGNRFIGSLSIRNLNARITFKELPWRKLDSENFTNTLFNKDLDEEEGFVEMSSKNLPTPLDVKRNLYNQAIAQFKHSGCLGPCSAEAYLDYLKDAYSGFHFDTSLLYSSGLTLDKFLGQIKDKVETAIKETTPEINPLVFVPFSLARNSIREQHIVVAVINKKNEQIEYFDPKGNQFYSILGSWVDRSLANWNDTSSQKFLEELSRSIFPGKEPSIIRNINGPQSLLNKVDCGAHALDFIQARICTHFIQNNNSNYFETSLSSDGRQLRDTMANTLIESLKRTKSL; this is translated from the coding sequence ATGATAACTAATCCAATTAATAATAATAACCAATCATTTTTCTTTAATCCTTTAAAGATCGTTCGGTCTTTAGGCTGGATTGCAGTAGCCATTTTATCTCTTCCTACTGTAATTGGTCCCTGTTTTGCATGGAAAAAATTAGCAGCCATTTGGAGTGAAAATGAAAGATCTGATGTAAAAAAAACAGCTAATGTTGCTTCAGAGACCTTTGATATTTCTTCAGATAATACCCAAAAAACAACAGAAGATCTTTTGGAAAATTGGGTAGAAAAGGCTCCTGGTAATGAAGATCGCCTAACAGCTCAAGAGAGAATTTTACATTTTTTAAAACACCCAGCAACTCTTTTAGACCTATCTAATCTAAACTTAAGTTCATTGCCTTCTATTTTTGAGGATAACCGCTTTTCCAATTTGAAAGAATTACATCTTATGGGCAACCGATTCATAGGTTCACTTTCTATTAGAAACTTAAATGCACGAATTACATTCAAAGAATTGCCATGGCGTAAACTAGACTCAGAAAATTTTACCAATACATTATTCAATAAAGATCTAGATGAAGAAGAAGGTTTTGTTGAAATGTCAAGTAAAAATCTTCCAACACCTTTAGATGTCAAAAGAAATCTTTACAATCAAGCAATTGCACAATTTAAACACTCGGGCTGTTTAGGTCCTTGCTCAGCAGAAGCTTATTTGGATTATTTAAAAGATGCATACTCTGGTTTTCATTTTGATACAAGTCTTTTATATAGCTCAGGACTTACTCTTGATAAGTTTCTAGGACAAATTAAAGACAAAGTAGAAACAGCGATTAAAGAAACAACACCAGAAATTAATCCATTGGTTTTTGTGCCTTTCTCATTAGCAAGGAATTCCATTCGCGAGCAGCATATTGTAGTAGCTGTGATTAATAAAAAAAATGAGCAAATAGAGTATTTTGATCCTAAAGGAAACCAATTTTATTCTATACTTGGTAGTTGGGTAGACCGTAGTCTAGCTAATTGGAATGACACATCTAGTCAAAAGTTTTTAGAAGAGCTCAGTAGATCTATTTTTCCAGGTAAAGAGCCTTCAATTATTCGTAATATAAATGGACCCCAGTCTTTATTGAATAAAGTGGATTGTGGGGCCCATGCTTTAGATTTTATTCAAGCAAGGATATGCACTCATTTTATCCAGAACAATAACTCTAATTACTTTGAAACTTCTCTTTCTTCTGACGGGAGACAATTACGGGACACGATGGCTAATACCTTAATAGAAAGCTTGAAGAGAACTAAATCTCTATAG
- a CDS encoding hemolysin family protein — MTTFYGVITFLFLIGSSALTAISVALQQMGKLQVEDYLKQKHLPLFFRYFLQVFFGKQKWEGILFSLSFTKHILRIGFVLTAFFLLIKQKMFCNHLSGEMIYDQKAITFIICAIILTSLTTDCLFSLFGRFKPRKTLSILAAPCSLILSLCIPLTAPFFRLIQLLSVKFSPDKKSPLGFRLKDKIHELLQETELGAYLDANEQKFIGSIVSFKERIVREVMVPRVNLVSLPSTTSLIEAARVFLAENFSRIPVYKDTVDNMVGVLLYKDILKVHIEHQNDTKLLSSSIEKIIKPVLYTPETKKIAYLLQEFRSKQIHLAIVVDEWGGTEGIVTIEDILEELVGEIADEYDVGTESLYTVLPNAEGWIISAKMSIIDIEAELGIRIPQSPEYDTIGGFVVHRAGAIPSKGWRLHQDNFDLEILSSTERSIEKIKITHCS, encoded by the coding sequence TTGACCACTTTTTATGGTGTAATCACTTTTTTATTCTTAATTGGGTCTAGTGCTTTAACAGCTATTTCTGTTGCTCTGCAACAAATGGGAAAGCTGCAAGTAGAAGATTATTTGAAACAAAAGCACCTGCCTTTATTTTTTCGTTATTTTCTCCAGGTCTTTTTTGGCAAACAAAAGTGGGAAGGGATTCTTTTTTCCTTAAGCTTTACAAAGCATATTTTACGCATTGGATTTGTTTTAACAGCTTTTTTTCTTCTTATAAAACAAAAAATGTTTTGCAATCATTTATCGGGAGAAATGATTTATGATCAAAAAGCGATTACCTTTATTATCTGCGCAATCATTCTTACTTCATTAACAACAGACTGTCTTTTTAGTTTATTTGGTCGCTTTAAACCAAGAAAGACATTATCCATCTTAGCGGCGCCCTGCTCTCTGATTTTATCTCTTTGCATTCCTTTAACAGCCCCCTTTTTTAGATTGATACAACTACTTTCTGTTAAGTTCTCTCCAGATAAAAAAAGCCCGCTTGGCTTTCGACTTAAAGACAAGATTCATGAACTATTACAAGAAACGGAATTAGGAGCTTACTTAGATGCCAATGAACAAAAGTTCATTGGCTCTATAGTATCTTTTAAAGAAAGGATTGTTAGAGAAGTTATGGTTCCTAGAGTCAATCTGGTAAGCTTACCTTCAACAACCTCTCTAATAGAAGCAGCTAGAGTTTTTCTTGCAGAAAACTTTAGCCGTATCCCTGTTTATAAAGACACTGTTGATAATATGGTTGGAGTTCTACTCTACAAAGACATTCTAAAAGTACATATCGAACATCAAAATGATACTAAACTGCTCTCCTCCTCTATAGAAAAAATCATCAAGCCTGTTCTCTATACACCAGAAACCAAAAAAATTGCTTATTTATTGCAAGAATTTCGCAGTAAACAAATCCACCTTGCTATTGTAGTAGATGAATGGGGAGGAACCGAAGGAATTGTAACCATTGAAGATATTTTAGAAGAGTTAGTAGGAGAAATTGCTGATGAATACGATGTAGGTACAGAAAGTCTCTACACCGTGCTACCTAATGCAGAAGGGTGGATTATTAGTGCTAAGATGTCTATTATCGATATTGAAGCAGAATTAGGCATACGCATCCCTCAAAGCCCCGAGTACGATACCATTGGAGGCTTTGTAGTGCATCGAGCAGGCGCTATCCCTTCCAAAGGCTGGCGTTTACATCAAGATAACTTCGATCTAGAGATTTTAAGTTCCACTGAGCGTTCTATCGAGAAGATCAAAATCACTCATTGTTCTTAA
- the ybeY gene encoding rRNA maturation RNase YbeY codes for MQIKLLNSQKDLRFSKLKMKKVVFFLFELLQIKTDEVSIQFVSEKRISQLHALFFQDPTPTDCITFPIDPIPYKPNGYHLLGEIFICPKIAKQYAEKYHINPFEELCRYVVHGVLHLIGFEDERPDLRAQMKRKENACLRHLRQRGLLEPN; via the coding sequence TTGCAAATAAAACTTTTAAATTCTCAGAAAGACCTCCGCTTTTCTAAGTTAAAAATGAAAAAGGTGGTCTTTTTTTTATTTGAATTGCTGCAAATCAAAACAGACGAGGTAAGCATTCAATTTGTCTCTGAAAAAAGAATTTCTCAGTTACATGCCCTTTTTTTTCAAGACCCTACCCCAACAGATTGCATTACTTTCCCTATAGATCCTATTCCGTATAAACCTAATGGGTACCATCTTTTGGGTGAAATATTTATTTGCCCCAAAATTGCTAAGCAGTATGCTGAAAAATATCATATAAATCCTTTTGAAGAACTATGTCGTTATGTAGTTCACGGCGTTTTGCATTTAATTGGTTTTGAAGATGAAAGACCTGATTTAAGAGCTCAAATGAAAAGAAAAGAAAATGCTTGTCTAAGACACTTGAGACAAAGAGGGTTACTTGAACCAAATTAA
- a CDS encoding small basic protein, which translates to MSRHPSYGKSSKSAKKRNVLKRFERVDVLRRLGKWKDGENIKVTNLPKTPNSF; encoded by the coding sequence ATGTCTAGACACCCAAGCTATGGAAAATCAAGCAAATCCGCTAAAAAGCGCAATGTCCTTAAAAGATTTGAAAGGGTTGACGTTTTGCGTCGTCTTGGCAAATGGAAAGATGGAGAAAATATAAAAGTAACCAACTTACCTAAAACACCTAATTCTTTCTAG
- a CDS encoding class I SAM-dependent methyltransferase, with translation MSTITNYLSQEISMFGYSFTLGEALVTATATTTALAVVTTCVFKKICNSFPKPLPLSKEKFWQIVKTVQTTAGKEEEPVVIQGKELFPTLKEGKLEMSLSCNGLSGYVKSYLTEKGTVLDLGCGIGANSIPLYQKGWKVTAIDQEAESIKRYDERALRALFTFSRETCETSPHAITGDITTYEYPENVDAVICVDVLPYISPADLRKTLKKIFKALRPGGKFVGTLFFQPRSEKRPVAEFLGKLGAHFYPDKNFASEIITRSGFQIKQQRVRKEKESILSFAWLDALTGRDSSACLEFLAIKPSP, from the coding sequence ATGAGTACAATAACAAATTATCTTTCTCAAGAAATCTCAATGTTTGGTTATAGCTTCACCCTAGGGGAAGCTTTAGTAACAGCAACAGCAACAACAACTGCATTAGCAGTAGTCACAACTTGTGTATTTAAAAAAATATGCAATTCTTTTCCTAAGCCATTGCCTCTATCTAAAGAAAAATTTTGGCAAATAGTAAAAACAGTACAAACAACTGCAGGGAAGGAAGAAGAGCCGGTTGTTATCCAGGGAAAGGAACTATTCCCTACCCTTAAAGAAGGCAAGTTAGAGATGTCCTTATCATGTAATGGCTTGTCAGGGTATGTAAAATCCTATTTAACTGAAAAGGGTACTGTTTTAGATCTTGGTTGCGGTATAGGCGCTAATTCTATTCCGCTTTACCAAAAGGGATGGAAAGTAACAGCTATTGATCAAGAAGCTGAAAGCATTAAGCGCTATGATGAAAGAGCTTTGAGGGCTTTATTTACATTTTCTAGAGAGACTTGTGAAACTTCCCCCCACGCTATTACTGGGGATATAACCACTTATGAGTATCCAGAAAATGTCGATGCAGTTATTTGTGTCGATGTCCTCCCATACATTTCTCCTGCAGATCTGAGAAAGACGCTAAAAAAGATCTTCAAAGCTCTTCGGCCTGGTGGAAAATTTGTAGGAACATTGTTTTTTCAGCCTAGATCAGAAAAAAGACCTGTTGCAGAATTTTTGGGCAAATTGGGCGCTCATTTTTACCCAGATAAAAACTTTGCAAGTGAGATAATCACTCGCTCTGGCTTTCAGATTAAACAGCAAAGAGTGCGAAAAGAAAAAGAGAGTATTCTTTCCTTTGCATGGTTAGATGCTTTAACTGGTAGGGATTCTTCTGCTTGCTTAGAATTTCTAGCTATAAAACCTTCTCCTTAA
- a CDS encoding DUF502 domain-containing protein, whose amino-acid sequence MRKYFFAGVIALLPLVLTCIIVIWLVELVTTPLIGVIQDILMYHPQMPFFSLTNHEVLVKVLSRVFALLFWIVIIFILGFFSRKFFLRSFLHLTDRLFSRLPFVKKIYKISHDLTKVVFSGKEKTFKQTVLVPFPHKDVFALGFVTSEALPEIFTKLASAIEIAVFVPTAPHPMSGFILLTPKSLSYPVEVSVEDAFKFLISCGVIHPMQKHT is encoded by the coding sequence ATGAGAAAATATTTTTTTGCTGGAGTCATCGCTCTTCTACCCCTTGTATTAACCTGCATCATTGTTATTTGGTTGGTAGAGCTAGTTACTACTCCTCTCATTGGAGTTATTCAAGATATTTTAATGTACCACCCACAAATGCCTTTCTTCTCTTTAACTAATCACGAAGTGCTTGTCAAAGTTTTAAGCCGTGTATTTGCATTGCTCTTCTGGATTGTTATCATTTTTATTCTCGGCTTTTTCAGTAGAAAATTTTTCCTCCGCTCATTTTTACATCTTACCGATCGTCTTTTCTCTCGCCTGCCGTTTGTAAAAAAAATTTATAAAATCAGCCACGATTTAACAAAAGTAGTCTTTTCTGGGAAAGAAAAGACATTTAAACAAACAGTACTCGTCCCTTTTCCGCACAAAGACGTATTTGCCCTTGGCTTTGTAACTAGTGAAGCGCTGCCAGAAATCTTTACTAAACTAGCCTCTGCTATAGAAATTGCCGTATTCGTTCCTACAGCCCCTCATCCCATGTCTGGTTTTATCCTTTTAACACCTAAATCTTTAAGCTATCCTGTTGAAGTATCGGTAGAGGATGCTTTTAAATTTTTAATCTCCTGTGGGGTTATTCACCCTATGCAAAAGCATACATAA
- a CDS encoding DUF502 domain-containing protein, which produces MKKYFLTGLVILLPLAVTIAVLLFLINFLTQPFIGVVSAVLSKMNLLNRNFLFLSSEHLVRYTSQIVILILLFIITVLLGAITRWFVINSLFRLGDKIIHRIPIVNTVYKTTQDIIKTLFSKDKNSFKQVVMVPFPREGVYVIGLVSRDSPEVCSHSTNQDLVSVLIPTTPNPTTGFLLMYPREQLLCIDMRPEDAIKYIVSCGVIVPPVKPSAPL; this is translated from the coding sequence ATGAAAAAATACTTTCTTACAGGCCTTGTTATCTTACTTCCTCTTGCTGTAACTATTGCTGTTTTACTATTTTTAATCAATTTTCTTACACAGCCCTTTATTGGCGTGGTTTCTGCTGTTTTATCAAAAATGAACCTATTGAATCGAAACTTTCTTTTTTTATCCTCAGAACACCTTGTCCGTTATACCAGCCAGATAGTCATTCTTATCCTATTATTCATTATTACTGTTTTACTAGGAGCAATTACTCGTTGGTTTGTAATTAACTCACTATTTCGACTAGGTGACAAAATCATTCATCGAATTCCTATTGTAAATACCGTATATAAAACCACCCAAGATATCATTAAAACACTTTTTTCTAAGGACAAGAACTCTTTTAAACAAGTTGTAATGGTGCCCTTTCCCAGAGAAGGCGTATATGTAATTGGGCTTGTTTCTCGAGACTCTCCTGAAGTGTGCTCTCATTCTACAAACCAGGATCTAGTTTCTGTATTGATTCCAACTACGCCCAATCCCACAACGGGATTTCTTTTAATGTACCCTCGAGAACAGCTTCTATGTATTGACATGCGACCAGAAGATGCTATTAAATATATTGTTTCCTGTGGTGTCATTGTTCCACCCGTGAAACCAAGTGCTCCTTTATGA
- a CDS encoding DNA-3-methyladenine glycosylase, producing MSFVLPTSFYQREDVVQIARELLGKLLLTQMNNQITGGIIIETEAYKGAEDRACHAYNYRKTKRNHAMYQNGGIAYIYLCYGIHYLLNVVTHIEGVPHAVLIRAIFPTFGIETMLKRRKKNSLNPKLTSGPGSVCQALGIDLTHNAIPLNSPCVWIANSDVLIGQSQIYQGPRIGVDYAGQDALLPWRFKLEKLYC from the coding sequence ATGAGCTTTGTACTTCCTACTTCTTTTTACCAACGCGAAGATGTAGTACAAATAGCACGCGAGCTATTAGGAAAGCTTTTATTAACCCAAATGAACAATCAGATTACCGGTGGCATAATTATAGAAACAGAGGCTTATAAAGGTGCAGAAGATAGAGCCTGTCATGCCTATAACTACCGCAAAACCAAACGCAATCATGCAATGTATCAAAATGGAGGGATCGCCTACATTTATCTGTGCTATGGAATCCACTACCTTTTAAATGTGGTTACCCATATAGAAGGTGTTCCTCATGCTGTATTAATCCGTGCAATTTTTCCCACTTTTGGCATTGAGACTATGTTAAAAAGGCGTAAGAAAAATTCTTTAAATCCTAAATTAACTAGCGGTCCAGGCAGTGTATGCCAAGCTTTAGGAATCGATCTTACTCACAATGCAATCCCTCTTAACTCTCCTTGTGTCTGGATCGCAAACAGTGACGTGTTAATAGGCCAATCTCAAATTTACCAAGGTCCTCGTATTGGAGTTGACTATGCTGGTCAAGATGCGCTTTTACCTTGGCGTTTTAAACTTGAAAAACTATATTGTTAG
- the rnr gene encoding ribonuclease R: MVKRKKGLTSERCAKLILECIHKSSYQPITVEELFAKIHLSPSSSSTFQLVIHDLIKSNQICLRKKKLYPIKQGQEQTLTGTLRLHPKGFGFVIPDERAKWPQDIFIPKNYTESAIDADLVEVAVNANSSSEKGPEGKILSILKRSHTQLAGTIYAVHSTRELAAHVPLLGNNKPIIIRSSPSISCKIGDRVILHVDEWGSKEKPTICTVSQIIGNIIDPSCDVRATTLEFNLRSDFPENVTVEAKGFGNKVRSSDLKNRRDLTELTCFTIDPDTAKDFDDALSLTKGEKGHFHLGVHIADVAHYVKPNSALDQEALLRANSTYFPGTCVPMLPEELSNQLCSLKANVNRLTVSVLIKMDQEGKILHFEIVRSYIKSAKRFSYFEAKEVLDGKKKNIHAPTLQLMVELCLLLKKQRRERGSIDFSLPEISLVIDENGLPLGVKKIEYDITHQLVEEFMLKANELVALELTNRGKQLIYRVHEEPNPENIREFFELARTFGLNVPSNSTFKDIPELFQQAQESPFLSQLSIAFIRSMKLAQYSTENLGHFGLCLEHYCHFTSPIRRYSDLIIQRLLFNEEPKELDLKEIATHCSEQERISFRAESSVVTLKKLRLLEKEFLKDPLRYHAAIVTKIKPFGLYFELTELMLEGFLHISELEDDYFIFDERYSSLKGRFTGHVHRLGEKVSVQIARIDLIFLESRWLLKQDQNSKKRKRNR; the protein is encoded by the coding sequence ATGGTAAAAAGAAAAAAGGGCCTTACCTCTGAAAGATGCGCAAAGCTCATTCTAGAATGTATTCATAAAAGTTCTTATCAGCCTATAACCGTTGAGGAATTATTTGCAAAAATCCACCTATCTCCTTCTTCTTCCTCTACATTTCAGTTAGTCATTCATGATTTAATAAAAAGTAATCAGATCTGTTTGAGAAAAAAGAAATTGTATCCTATAAAACAAGGCCAGGAACAAACCTTAACTGGAACTCTTAGGCTACATCCTAAAGGATTTGGATTTGTTATTCCCGATGAGCGTGCAAAATGGCCGCAAGATATTTTCATTCCTAAAAATTATACAGAGTCTGCTATCGATGCTGATCTAGTAGAAGTAGCAGTAAATGCAAATTCCTCTTCAGAAAAAGGGCCTGAAGGGAAAATCCTTTCTATCTTAAAAAGATCTCACACTCAATTAGCTGGGACAATTTATGCTGTCCATTCCACTAGAGAACTCGCGGCTCATGTACCTTTATTAGGAAACAATAAACCTATTATCATTCGCTCTTCTCCCTCTATTTCTTGTAAAATAGGCGACAGGGTTATTCTACATGTTGATGAATGGGGTTCTAAAGAAAAACCCACTATTTGCACAGTATCCCAAATTATTGGCAATATCATAGATCCTTCTTGCGATGTTAGAGCAACAACTCTTGAATTTAACCTACGCTCTGATTTTCCTGAAAATGTAACTGTAGAAGCGAAAGGTTTTGGAAACAAGGTACGATCTTCTGACCTTAAAAATAGGAGAGATTTAACAGAGCTTACTTGCTTTACTATAGATCCCGACACTGCAAAAGATTTTGATGATGCCCTTTCTTTAACCAAGGGTGAAAAAGGACATTTTCACCTTGGGGTCCATATTGCAGATGTAGCTCACTATGTAAAACCAAATTCTGCTTTAGATCAAGAAGCTCTCTTAAGGGCTAATTCTACCTACTTCCCGGGCACTTGTGTTCCCATGCTACCAGAAGAGTTATCCAATCAACTCTGTAGCTTAAAAGCTAATGTAAACCGTTTGACTGTATCTGTATTAATAAAGATGGATCAAGAGGGAAAAATCTTACATTTTGAAATCGTACGCTCTTATATCAAAAGCGCAAAACGCTTTAGTTATTTTGAGGCTAAAGAAGTTTTAGACGGTAAGAAAAAAAATATTCACGCTCCTACTCTACAGCTAATGGTAGAGTTATGTCTACTACTGAAAAAACAGCGTCGAGAAAGAGGAAGCATTGATTTTTCCTTGCCAGAAATTTCTTTGGTTATTGATGAAAATGGCTTGCCCTTAGGAGTAAAGAAAATTGAATATGATATTACGCATCAATTAGTTGAAGAATTTATGCTTAAAGCTAATGAGCTTGTTGCCTTGGAACTAACTAATAGAGGCAAGCAACTCATTTATCGTGTACATGAAGAACCTAATCCAGAAAATATCAGAGAATTTTTTGAATTGGCGCGCACATTTGGGTTAAATGTACCTAGTAATAGTACTTTTAAAGATATACCAGAACTATTTCAGCAAGCTCAAGAAAGCCCATTTTTATCCCAGCTCTCTATAGCATTTATTCGTAGCATGAAATTAGCTCAGTACTCTACAGAAAACCTAGGGCACTTTGGTCTTTGTTTAGAACACTATTGCCATTTTACAAGTCCTATTCGGCGCTACAGCGATCTAATCATTCAAAGACTGCTCTTTAATGAGGAACCAAAAGAGCTTGATCTAAAAGAAATAGCCACCCATTGCTCCGAACAAGAGAGAATTAGTTTCCGAGCAGAAAGTAGCGTTGTTACCTTGAAAAAGCTTCGCTTACTGGAAAAGGAATTTCTAAAAGATCCTCTTCGATACCATGCAGCAATAGTAACCAAAATTAAGCCTTTTGGATTATATTTTGAGCTTACAGAATTAATGTTAGAAGGATTTTTGCATATCTCTGAGCTTGAAGACGACTATTTTATTTTTGATGAGAGATACTCCAGCTTAAAAGGGCGTTTTACAGGGCATGTACATAGATTAGGAGAAAAAGTATCCGTACAAATAGCACGTATTGATCTTATTTTCTTAGAAAGCCGTTGGTTGCTTAAGCAAGATCAAAACTCAAAAAAACGTAAGAGAAATCGATGA
- a CDS encoding HAD-IA family hydrolase, whose amino-acid sequence MKYTVFFDLGNVLLFFDHHKMKQQVATCCNLSLEETSFLLQKYLDDYERGSITTQTLYSDLLELGGKSISFTDFTHALSNIFQPNLPVIALLKKMKARGVKLFLLSNTCDAHFSFAQKHFAFLQLFDGFILSYEVGARKPEREIYQKALEIGNCSHKECFYVDDVPAFVQAARSLNIDSEIYLKPEILHHHLIQRGIL is encoded by the coding sequence ATGAAATATACAGTTTTTTTTGATTTAGGTAACGTGCTTTTATTCTTCGATCATCATAAAATGAAGCAACAAGTTGCTACTTGCTGTAATTTGAGCTTAGAAGAAACCTCTTTTTTGCTTCAAAAATATCTTGATGATTATGAAAGGGGTTCTATAACCACACAAACTCTTTATTCCGATTTATTAGAGTTAGGAGGAAAATCTATTTCCTTTACCGATTTTACTCATGCATTAAGCAATATTTTTCAACCTAACCTTCCCGTAATTGCTCTACTGAAAAAAATGAAAGCTCGAGGAGTAAAACTCTTTCTTTTATCTAATACGTGCGATGCTCACTTTAGCTTTGCTCAAAAGCATTTTGCTTTCCTACAACTATTTGATGGCTTTATTCTATCTTATGAAGTTGGAGCTCGCAAACCAGAGAGAGAAATCTACCAAAAGGCTCTTGAAATAGGAAATTGTTCCCATAAAGAGTGTTTTTATGTCGATGATGTCCCTGCCTTTGTACAAGCAGCACGTTCTTTAAACATTGATTCAGAGATCTATTTAAAACCAGAGATACTTCATCACCACTTAATCCAAAGAGGAATCCTGTAA